The following proteins come from a genomic window of Methyloceanibacter stevinii:
- the lnt gene encoding apolipoprotein N-acyltransferase: protein MAGPARIAAWTAGLTGLKRAAMGILLGAISVLAFAPFHLWPILFVSLGGLVWLLDGSYRSGETRTARVLAAALTGFWFGFGFFLTGLYWIAEAFLVEPWRHGWLIPFVMTAFPAGMALFFAGGCAFAMVLWREGPARIFALGLGLGLSELARGYVLTGLPWNLIGYGLLADPSLMQLAAVFGVYAVTVFAVLVFASPAAIWSGGGTPSRGSAALATLLLALVAASYIWGAMRLADATDTPTNFRVRLVQANIDQAEKWRPENATRIFETYLEMTERPGLEDIDVVVWPETALPFALDKSPDALAAIGDMLPDGTALLVGSARWTERRNDKGILLARHAYNSLMAVDDEGQVVAVYDKIHLVPFGEYLPYQDFLESLGVMQMTGVRGGFSVGTGPRLMAVPGAPPALPLICYEIIFPNEVRAEASPPGGAERPGWMLNVTNDAWFGSSAGPYQHFYQARVRAVELGLPLVRVANTGVSAVVDPHGRVLAKIDLDTRAIRDVGVPTLGLITPYAVWGLWAEFLALGIALLGWLVCRICTGPPRLTG, encoded by the coding sequence GTGGCAGGGCCCGCGCGCATCGCGGCCTGGACGGCGGGCCTGACCGGGCTGAAACGCGCTGCCATGGGCATTCTGCTCGGGGCGATTTCGGTTCTCGCCTTCGCGCCGTTTCATCTGTGGCCCATCCTGTTCGTGAGCCTTGGCGGGCTCGTTTGGCTGCTCGACGGCAGCTACCGCAGCGGAGAAACGCGCACCGCGCGCGTCCTCGCCGCCGCCCTGACGGGCTTCTGGTTCGGCTTCGGCTTCTTCCTCACGGGGCTCTATTGGATCGCCGAAGCTTTCCTGGTCGAGCCCTGGCGCCACGGCTGGTTGATCCCCTTCGTCATGACGGCATTCCCGGCCGGCATGGCCTTGTTCTTCGCAGGCGGCTGCGCGTTCGCCATGGTGCTGTGGCGCGAAGGCCCTGCCCGGATCTTCGCCCTGGGCCTGGGGCTCGGACTTTCGGAGCTCGCGCGCGGATACGTGCTCACGGGTCTTCCCTGGAACCTGATCGGATACGGGCTCCTCGCTGACCCCTCGTTGATGCAACTCGCCGCTGTCTTTGGCGTCTACGCCGTGACCGTGTTCGCGGTTCTGGTGTTCGCTTCCCCTGCGGCCATTTGGAGCGGTGGCGGCACACCCAGCCGCGGGTCGGCCGCTCTGGCCACCCTCCTCCTGGCACTGGTCGCTGCATCCTATATCTGGGGCGCCATGCGCCTCGCAGACGCGACCGATACGCCTACGAACTTTCGCGTCCGCCTCGTACAGGCCAATATCGACCAGGCCGAGAAATGGCGGCCCGAGAACGCCACCCGGATCTTCGAAACCTATCTCGAAATGACCGAACGGCCGGGGCTCGAGGACATCGACGTCGTGGTCTGGCCGGAAACGGCCCTGCCTTTCGCGCTCGACAAGTCTCCGGATGCGCTCGCCGCGATCGGAGACATGCTTCCCGACGGGACGGCACTGCTGGTTGGAAGCGCACGCTGGACGGAACGGCGTAACGACAAAGGAATCCTTCTCGCGCGCCATGCCTACAACAGCCTCATGGCCGTGGACGATGAGGGGCAGGTTGTCGCCGTTTACGACAAGATCCACCTGGTCCCCTTCGGCGAATATCTGCCTTACCAGGACTTCCTGGAGAGCCTCGGCGTCATGCAAATGACCGGTGTGCGCGGCGGCTTCAGTGTGGGGACGGGTCCGCGCTTGATGGCCGTTCCCGGAGCGCCGCCGGCACTGCCGTTGATTTGCTATGAGATCATTTTTCCGAACGAGGTCCGTGCCGAAGCTTCCCCTCCTGGCGGCGCCGAACGGCCCGGGTGGATGTTGAACGTCACCAACGATGCGTGGTTCGGCTCGAGCGCGGGGCCTTATCAGCACTTCTACCAGGCGCGCGTGCGCGCGGTGGAACTCGGGCTGCCTTTGGTGCGTGTCGCCAATACGGGCGTGTCGGCGGTTGTGGATCCTCACGGCCGCGTTCTTGCGAAGATCGATCTCGATACGAGGGCTATCCGCGACGTCGGCGTGCCCACTTTGGGCCTCATCACGCCCTATGCCGTATGGGGGTTGTGGGCGGAGTTTCTTGCCCTCGGAATCGCCTTATTGGGATGGCTTGTTTGCCGCATCTGCACCGGGCCACCGCGCTTGACTGGCTGA
- a CDS encoding helix-turn-helix domain-containing protein — translation MAGKKPNPIDAHVGSRVRLRRMLLGMSQERLGDSMGLTFQQVQKYEKGANRIGASRLYHISKILGVPVGFFFEEAPNIEENAATPGMAEPESEAFILDFLNTREGLELNRAFTKIPDPKVRKSIVDLVRALSEPKGQK, via the coding sequence ATGGCAGGGAAAAAACCCAATCCCATCGACGCCCATGTTGGCAGCCGAGTCCGGCTAAGGCGCATGCTTCTCGGCATGAGCCAGGAGCGCCTCGGCGATAGCATGGGGCTGACCTTTCAGCAGGTGCAAAAGTACGAGAAGGGCGCAAACCGTATCGGGGCGAGCCGCCTTTACCACATCTCGAAAATACTCGGCGTGCCCGTGGGGTTCTTCTTCGAGGAAGCTCCCAACATCGAAGAGAACGCGGCCACGCCCGGCATGGCGGAACCGGAATCCGAGGCCTTCATCCTCGACTTTCTGAATACGCGCGAAGGACTTGAGCTCAATCGCGCCTTCACCAAGATTCCTGATCCGAAGGTTCGTAAGAGCATCGTCGACCTCGTCCGCGCGCTGAGCGAGCCGAAGGGTCAGAAGTAG
- the metK gene encoding methionine adenosyltransferase, with protein sequence MARGNYLFTSESVSEGHPDKVCDRISDAVVDLYLAADPLSRVACETLVTTNHIVLAGEVRGPESVTSEAIEAAARRAVREIGYEQKGFHWDLASFENLLHEQSADIAMGVDADSDKEKDRGAGDQGIMFGYACRETDALMPAPIFYSHRILHEMAKARHAGRTPELGPDAKSQVTLVYENGMPVRADSVVVSTQHDEKATTEQVEAIVRGVVDEVLPKGWVDGKTKFYVNPTGRFVIGGPDGDAGLTGRKIIVDTYGGAAPHGGGAFSGKDPTKVDRSAAYASRYLAKNVVAAGLADKCTLQVSYAIGVSQPLSLYADLHGTGKVAEDKLENALREVMDLSPRGIREHLGLSRPIYERTAAYGHFGRTPENDGGFSWERVDLADPIRGALS encoded by the coding sequence GTGGCCCGAGGAAACTACCTCTTTACGAGCGAATCCGTGTCCGAAGGACATCCGGACAAGGTTTGCGACCGCATCTCCGATGCCGTGGTGGATCTGTATCTTGCTGCCGATCCGCTCTCGCGGGTGGCCTGCGAGACACTTGTCACCACCAATCATATCGTCCTTGCGGGCGAGGTCCGGGGCCCGGAGAGCGTGACCAGCGAAGCCATTGAAGCGGCGGCGCGGCGCGCGGTCCGGGAGATCGGCTACGAGCAGAAAGGCTTCCACTGGGACCTCGCCTCGTTCGAGAACCTCCTGCACGAGCAGTCCGCCGACATCGCCATGGGCGTGGACGCCGATTCCGATAAGGAAAAGGACCGAGGCGCCGGCGACCAGGGCATCATGTTCGGCTATGCCTGCCGCGAGACGGACGCGCTCATGCCCGCGCCGATCTTCTATTCCCATCGCATCCTTCACGAGATGGCCAAGGCCCGTCACGCGGGCCGCACGCCGGAACTCGGTCCCGATGCCAAGAGCCAGGTGACGCTGGTCTATGAGAACGGCATGCCCGTCCGCGCCGATTCCGTCGTGGTCTCCACTCAGCACGACGAGAAAGCCACAACGGAACAGGTCGAAGCGATCGTCCGCGGCGTGGTGGACGAAGTCCTTCCGAAGGGCTGGGTCGACGGCAAGACGAAGTTCTACGTGAACCCGACCGGCCGTTTCGTCATCGGCGGCCCCGACGGCGATGCCGGACTGACCGGCCGCAAGATCATTGTCGACACGTATGGCGGCGCGGCCCCGCATGGCGGCGGCGCCTTCTCCGGCAAGGACCCGACCAAGGTCGACCGTTCGGCGGCTTACGCATCCCGCTACCTCGCCAAGAACGTTGTCGCGGCGGGACTTGCCGACAAGTGCACCTTGCAGGTGTCCTACGCCATCGGCGTGTCGCAGCCTTTGTCGCTCTATGCGGATCTGCATGGGACGGGAAAGGTGGCCGAAGACAAGCTCGAGAACGCCCTGCGCGAGGTGATGGATCTCAGCCCGCGCGGCATTCGCGAACATTTGGGCCTCAGCCGGCCGATCTACGAGCGCACCGCCGCCTACGGCCATTTTGGCCGGACGCCG